The following are from one region of the Planctomycetia bacterium genome:
- a CDS encoding GAF domain-containing protein, producing the protein MRSTTSEDDYPVEKPALYGRLLSELKSLTEGERNFLANAANCAALLYGALPNVNWAGFYFVNGQDLVLGPFQGKPACVRIAPGRGVCGTAAAQRQTIVVADVHRFPGHIACDAASNSEIVVPVVKGERLIGVLDIDSPLLGRFDQDDAEGLLAIVEALLAASETS; encoded by the coding sequence ATGCGTTCCACTACGAGCGAAGACGATTATCCGGTCGAGAAACCAGCGTTGTACGGCCGACTGCTTTCCGAGTTGAAATCGCTCACGGAAGGGGAACGCAACTTTCTGGCGAATGCAGCCAATTGCGCTGCGCTGCTCTATGGAGCCCTGCCGAACGTCAATTGGGCGGGGTTCTATTTCGTGAACGGGCAGGACTTGGTCCTCGGGCCGTTCCAAGGTAAGCCGGCCTGCGTACGAATCGCACCAGGACGCGGAGTCTGCGGCACAGCGGCGGCACAACGGCAGACCATCGTCGTGGCGGACGTTCACCGATTTCCCGGCCACATCGCGTGCGATGCGGCATCCAACTCGGAGATCGTCGTCCCTGTGGTCAAGGGAGAACGTCTCATCGGAGTGCTGGACATCGACAGCCCGCTGCTCGGCCGCTTCGATCAAGACGATGCCGAAGGCTTGCTTGCGATCGTCGAAGCTCTTTTAGCCGCATCGGAAACTTCCTAG